Below is a genomic region from Brassica rapa cultivar Chiifu-401-42 chromosome A08, CAAS_Brap_v3.01, whole genome shotgun sequence.
tttgcaggaacTCATTTTCCGACCAAACTCATCGAGTTTAAGACATCACTGTCTGTAATAAAATCTCTTCAAACTCACTAAACATGGCGGTTTATTACCCAAGTAATGTCAATTGTTACCAGCAAGAACCAATCTATCTCAACCatcaccaacaacaacaacaaccttcctcctcctcctcctccgccgccgccgcaTCTTTCGTCGGCGGCGAAGAGAATGTTCGAAACGAGATGGTTTTCATTCCACCAACGGGTCTTCAGAATCTCAACGGAGACGTTCCCGTTTCGAGCAGCGAGTTAACCTTCCGCGACGGTCAAGGACTATCTCTAAGCCTCCTCGGCACTCAAATCTCTCTTCCTTCGTTTCACTATCATCAATACTCTTCAATCTCGGCTAAGGAAACGCCGCCGTTTAACAAAGAGATGTTGCTGTTGGGTCAATCTGATCCTTCCTCCGGTTATGCTGGAGTCTACAACAGTTACAATATGAGCAGCGTGTTGCGTTCTCGGTATCTTAAACCGGCTCAGGGTTTGCTCGATGAAGTGGTTAGCGTCGAGAAAGAGATGAACCAGttgagaaaaaagaagaaaggtgAAGACTTTAACAATAGTGCAAAGGAGACAGAAGGTGGAGGAGGCATTGGTGGTGAGATATCAATAGAGTTATCTACAATTGAACGACAAGAGCTTCGAAGCAAGAAGGACAAGCTTTTAACAATGGTTGATGAGGTAGTTATTTAATAACTCTCATCTCTTATAACTTAGTTAAGTAACTTAATTGTTGTGTTAATTGTTGCAGGTGGATAAAAGATATAACCAATATTACCATCAAATGGAAGCATTAGCTTCATCATTTGAGGTAGTAGCAGGATTTGGATCAGCTAAGCCTTACACATCAGTGGCTCTCAACAGAATCTCTTGCCATTTTCGCTCTCTTCGCGACGCTATAAAGGAGCAGATTCAGATGATAAGAGAGAAGCTTGGGGAGAAAGGAGGAGAGTTGTCATTGGATGAGCAACAAGGAGGAGAGAGGATACCGAGATTGAGGTATTTAGATCAAAGGTTGAGACAGCAGAGAACTTTGCATCAACAGCTTGGAATGGTTAGACCGTGTTGGAGACCTCAAAGAGGTCTCCCTGAAAGCTCTGTCTCTGCTCTTCGC
It encodes:
- the LOC103835834 gene encoding BEL1-like homeodomain protein 10 translates to MAVYYPSNVNCYQQEPIYLNHHQQQQQPSSSSSSAAAASFVGGEENVRNEMVFIPPTGLQNLNGDVPVSSSELTFRDGQGLSLSLLGTQISLPSFHYHQYSSISAKETPPFNKEMLLLGQSDPSSGYAGVYNSYNMSSVLRSRYLKPAQGLLDEVVSVEKEMNQLRKKKKGEDFNNSAKETEGGGGIGGEISIELSTIERQELRSKKDKLLTMVDEVDKRYNQYYHQMEALASSFEVVAGFGSAKPYTSVALNRISCHFRSLRDAIKEQIQMIREKLGEKGGELSLDEQQGGERIPRLRYLDQRLRQQRTLHQQLGMVRPCWRPQRGLPESSVSALRAWLFEHFLHPYPKESEKMMLAKQTGLSKNQVANWFINARVRLWKPMIEEMYKEEFGDDASELLTSKSPNSTNQEDSSSQQENTTNVAFSSEPKPDCTQANEDDPQLHQMNRSGDYDTLMNYQGYDYRYIDGNNQQESRFSSGQHLHDFVV